The genomic segment TTGGACTTTGGTTTGCATACAGATGGAGGAAACTCCGGAGGACTGAAGACAGAGTACGAGCCCTACAAGAACGTTTGCGTCAACTTGCTCAAGCCGAGGAGTCAGCGAGTAAGAGTTCTTCAGCCACTAAGGTAGAGTCAGCGAGTAAAAATTCTTCAGCCACAAAGATGGAATCAGAGAATAACAGTTCTTCAGCCTCTAAGGTGGACAAACCACCCAAATAGGCATCGAAGTTGCCCATCATTGCTCGACTGAATTATTTTAGTGTTTGAACTTGGATGGGCAATGCCTCGACTACTGGGATAATCTACCTTTCTGTTTTCTAAGACTGAAATAGATTAGATCATCACAATTTATATGGATAGTATGTAATACAGTGTCCAAAGTCAAGTTATTTGGCCTCTTTTTGACCGATCATTTGATACTGATGAAAGCCTGTAACGCTCACTCCTACTTCGCTGAGCAACTTTCGATTTTGTTGGAAAAACTCTTGACGAGCAATTGTAGATGATATCCGTGGTAGCTTGAATACGAGTTCAATGTTTTGTTAGCTGGTATTCTGTGCTCTTTGGAGCCTTATGTTTATCAATTTCTAGTCTCTGACGCGTTGAAGTTATGACAATGAGATAGTCTTTGTTTAATTTTCCTGTGCTGAATTTGTTTGAATGGGTCGATTGTCAAGTTCTCTGTTTGGTGAAAATGTCATTATTATCCGATAAAATACGTAATTGGAAACGAAATCAGCTTTTCTTGTGCTCTGTAATACTTTCCATTAGGAAAAATGATTCAGATTTACGTACCAGGAAAGAACATTCTTTTGGCCCCAGAAGGGGCCTCCTATGTGGCGCACCCTCACACCAAGGCGATTTCAAGCTAATCCAAAAAAGTATGCGCAACACAAGCATCATGTTTGTAATCAGccagtctcttgagagaccatctcttagGCTCAGTTCATTAaagtttgatatatattattacttAATATTATTCTTTATGGGTCAACCCAATTAGCGATGACCTTTCAAAGAGattgtctctcacaaaaatttatgtttGTAAATTGTAACCACAATTATCGTCAGATACCATCTTCTCCTAATTTAAATATCTATTTGAATTGCAATTTGAGATCGACGGAGCGCGAACATTTTATGGGTATAGAGTAGATTGAGAGTAGATGGATAGGGAAGAACTGAGGCCAGCTCAAACCCAAGTTTTTCTTAGagaaaataatactaatttgtCTCTTAAGATTAGTAGCAAATAGAAATGTgatgttttttaagaaaaagaagaaTATTTAATAACAAATGAAGAAAGATTAGTAAATcatgtggataaaattaaatgtaaatttaaatatatggaagaaattaaaagagagtggttgaacattattaaaaataaaattgatgcaAAATAAGTGGAACGCACCAATATAGTTGAAGTAGaacattattaaaaatagaattaatgcTAAATGAATTGGACTGAGGTAAGAGCAGATCTAATAGATAGTCGAAGTAGGCAATTaacatcactttttttttctgaatCTCATAAACAGAGAAAATGTTTATACAACTAAGataaaatgcaattttttaTGACCTCTTCAAACCCAGACAATAAAATGGGAACACACATTTTTGCatgtgcaaaataaaaaatgcgACTAGATCATTGGGAAAGCTCTCATAATTTCCAGGAaagagaagaaaataaaataaaacactcAATttgaaccaaaaaaaaaattaatttgacaTTTGACCAATTGACCATGACTACTTATTTATATTTACATTtatataaagaaataaataaataaataaataaataaaaacttgtGTGGGCGTTGAACAATTCCACGACACACAATCCTATATCCAGATGCACCTAAATCTGTCCGGCGGCTCATAATAATAATCCTTACAAGCTTGAATCATCGGATACCAATACACAATAGTGTACTATAAATACAAATCATTCCTTCTAAGAATCAATCAATTATCACACCATTTATAAACCACCCATCTTATCAATTTTTGTATACACAATCTCATCTACAAAGAAATTCAATCATATATCATGGCTTTAATTTTTGACATGTCTTTAGTTGATGTTTTGATCCACTTATCTTGCTTTTTGGTTGTTCAAGCTcttgtttatttgattttgagCAACTCTTCTAATCTTTTCTCTAAGGATAAGACTTTGAAATCATTAAGCTTTAAACGAGCTCGGTCGAGTAGTGTTCGTCATCTTCTTTCTCTTATTTCTGATGTTCCATCTGGATCTACTCCGACAGGGTTAGCATCTCCTGTAAATCTTAAGTATGAGGATGAAAATAGGGGCTTCAATGGTTATTAGAGAGAAAACTAAGTATggtttaatttaattgtattgtatattattgaattatttaatttaattgattcTTTTAATTAGTTGAAGTTTTAGTGTGTTTATGTTACTTATTTATGGGAGCTAATGaaagtcttatttttttaatcaactACATAGTCTTTCAAGTATTTAAGTCTTATCTTTAGATATTAAAACAATTGTATGAAAGgcaaatgacaaaaaaaactcAGCattaaacaatagtcatactaTAATGTATCCCACTCATAAAAATTTTGATCAAGGTctgaaaataaaggaaaaacaacaactcatactcataaaagAGAGTGCGGCCAAATAGTGCATCAATTCGAGAATAATTCGCAGAAAAAACCTCAGTagttaaaaacatataaataaataaaatacataaataaacaaataaaagaatTCTATATAAAAAGGCAAATGCAACAACAAGATTACAAAAATATATCGTCAACtgatatataaaaaaacatcaatAGTCTAAGACTTGTATAAGATGCGTTCAACTATCCCCATCACCTAATTAGGTTTCTATCAAACTATAACATACGGAAAATGGTAATTTTATCAAGAGGAGCTAAGGTCTCTTCGTAATTGATTTCTAAAATAACAAGACCAGCTTTGAGTCGTATAAACCAAACAGCattgtttataattttatagacccattttggcattttcacgtgGGTGTCTTATACTCTGCGGGTAACTTGGCCACATTGTAATAatgttataataaaatataattactacTTAATTAATGGGATGTCGATATGTCCGAGTGGTTAAGGAGACAGACTTGAAATCTGTTGGGCTTCGCCCGCGCAGGTTCGAACCCTGCTGTCGACGTTTTTCTCTTTTTAGTTTTTTCAATCATTGTAAAGTCCATACAAGTATACAACACATACATACTACACACATTGAATAACATGGTCAAACGTAATTTGTTCATTAGTCTTTCTTTTTAAAGCATAGAATTGTATTAATTGTTGATTATGCGTTCCAAAACTTGATACAACATAgaactagtctcttgagagaccctCTATTTGaaagacgtatctcaagtccaACCCATCAGAGATTTATGTCTACGTATCTtattattaatgtctacttacattatccttaatgcttattttccgtatccttaatgcctgcttttaatatcttaaatgtctatttacatcattcttaatgactacttataatatttcataaaatatataatgggttgactcaattagagatgatctctcaaagagaccgcctctcacaagaatttgcgaACAACATATTCAGGGCCAACACTTATGTGTTGATTTCTTACCTCTTTCACGTATCATGTAGTCCGCCATTTGGTCCTCCTACACTCTTACATTTTGTCCTATTTCTGAATGCTTGCACTCCAAAGCCAAGCCTAGCTCTTCAAGCCTTCACTCACAcattgtacaaatatgtgagcAGCtcatcgaccgttgaccggttatgaagTTTACAAATAGGTTAAGTGAGTtgaaactgtatttggtaaaacagcgcaagtgcaagggggttaagatcgattatggaaaaaagaatcaatcttttggaagcttctatattggagagatctacaagttaggcattgtcttgacgttatgcatatagagaaaaatgtatgcgatacCATACTCGGGacgctcatgaacattccgggtaagacaaaggatgttaaggttGTGCAAGATTActttgactgggtaaacagggtcattacggggtttatttcccaagaaacatAAATCTAAATTCCAAAACTAGAGCAAAGGGGTCACCAATTCTAAAACATAGCTAAATCtgctaattctcaaaccaaacatcttACTAAAATACAATGTAATCATAAAAGTTACTCTATAAGTCCAATTTAATCAACACAACCAcgtctaatatacatttataaaaaacctaatacaatacTACACTTCTAATGTACTGAGTTCAATATAACATCTCTGTAACTCTAATCATCACTGCTAACCCATCGTTTCCGACCAGTTTCAATCTGCAaataaactaaaagatggaaacaatagGGGGTCTGGtttaactgaatgagaagtaacaatccaaaacaacaagaCATAGTAagtcaaatcataggtttaaaagcaacatcagtttcttAGATCTATGTGCACACAgagagtctagtttgagaggtgccccatagctctaaggctatgtcgctctcaggtgaagctagtcaatatctgaatgacaattcgcctcaaaaacagggagtagggaacaatgttcctcaactccgtcaatgaccagctcgcaagcccgatccattgaccatatcataatatcaacataagcagtcACAACGACATTTGTCTTAACAATTTTCTATTTCAAAGagctttaataaaaaatttattttcaagaatgtagtctgatcagaccctttaagggactgctactactcaccaataatgtcgcttcaaggtaacgaatccagctaacaactagaagggttcttcgatGATACCATCTCCTGGAGTATAACAAGATCATAACATCGCTAGAGAGCGTTCGGTACTACTATACTGacatataacttattacatctcctcctaggACCATAGCTTAACTCAGGTTCTATCCTAACATTTCAAATCATTacaaatttttcatattttaatctAATTCCTTAATATGTGTTCAAGATTTTATAACCATGCTCTTGTTCAATTTCTCTTAAAGATTAACAACTTCTATAACTTTTATAGTTTCCTTTGTATTTCCAACTACTACAAAAATATAGACATTCTAACTCATCATTATCAATACTTCCAAGAATCATATAATTAAATCAAGAACCCCAATTATCCAATATTTcatcacattcaaatatttctCAACAGGCCtatatttaacattatttatcCACAACCTTTATTTTCCAATATGCATATTTAACCACAAAGATAAGTATTCTAATCTACAATCAAATATGATGATTCTAACATCTTTCACACTAACTATCGGATAACTATCCTCATTGcccatagtgacttttcttccatcaaccttttgataagttgagaaAAAACTATCAGACAATGTTCTCATActtttttaggaaaatttggaTAACCTTTTGACAATGtcatcatttttattctttgtcATAGTCGAAATTATTTGATTCTTTATCATGTAccattttgtttattgatgaaatatattttaaaagtttaatttaattttgatgaagaaactttattaataggaaaaaacttttacatagaaaaataatcaaaaatacaTTCTAAGAAACTTTAAGAGAATATATCTTGTTGTGATTTACTAACCCATATATTAAGGAATATATTGATACTAACCCATGTTTTCATGCCATCCtaatacaagtttttttttttaaatccgtCCAATTGAAATTGCTACaaataactttttatttgaaaactTAGATTATAGATATTTCAATGAAACAAAAGAGTACACATGTTAATCTATATCAAGTCTCCAGAATGCAATATTTGTAGACCATTTTTTTACAGAATGATctacaattttaaaaatcagTCTTCCAATAATCTATACAACAAACCTAAATCAATGTGTATGTGTATGCATGATCTTCTTTTCCCTTTAATAAATTACATAGAACAAAAAGTAGCACTCTTAGTCGATATGTCCGAGTGGTTAAGGAGACAGACTTGAAATCTGTTGGGCTTCGCCCGCGCAGGTTCGAACCCTGCTGTCGACGTTTATCTCTTtttagttttttcatttattgtaAAGTCAAGTCCATACAAGTATACAACACATACATACTACACGCATTGAATAACATGGTCAAACGTAATTTGTTCATCCTTAATGTAAATATTAATGTATAGTCCGCTCATCCTTAATCAGTTATGATGCTTGATTTCataagttattatttttgtaatctaAAAGATTGATATTATAACTAACCTTAATTTTATTCCTCTTCTGTTCTTCCTCTCCAATATATATAAAGAGGTTGTTAAGATGTagaatttttattacttttattacatTTCAAGAATATTACATCAGTTTCTTCCTTTTCTCCAGATTCTTTTTAAGTGTTCTGTAACAGTAAATTCtcacacaaaaataaaaataaaaaacagtaTGTAATTACAATCTAATTTCAACTATATATTTGAAATCAGtatgtaatttttttcaataaaaaaaataccattCCGAAATTAACCATTCTGATGTTCAGCTACCGTTAGCATTCTGAACTAAAATCAATAGTAAACTAAACACATTATGTAACTAAAAATAGCATTTTGAAATTAGTATATTAATTGCTCAAAAAACAGTATGAAAATCAAGTTCTTCTTCAATGGAGGTCCTCTTTAATGGTGGGTTTGGTAGGAGTGAGTAAATTAATGTCATGAAATGAAAGTGAAAAGGATGAAGAAATGAGGAAGTATCAAGTATGTAATCAGTAAATATAAGtaaacatgtaaaaaaaataaaaaataaaaaaaaagagaaattttatttaaattaatacaaGCAGGTAGTAGGTGACGAAACAATAGTCCGGGTTAAATGATATAATACAaaggattattcatggttaattgatagttgagattattctaagattagattattttgggtaattttttattaagattaaaaatattgaaaaggaACAAATCTTACATTTTGTGTTactgtatttttttcttttaaatattttccCTAACTAATTACTTGCTTTTGcgaataataattaattactttcttaattatttttactttcaTTTTTCTGTTTGGGTGAAAAAAGGTGGGACCAGCTCTTTctctaatactccctccgatcttttaatttagtcccatttccttatttggcaaaacctttgaattagtcccatttctatttttggcaatccttttttacttaaatacccttagttcacacaagtaattacgaatatacccccatataccttacttacccaactacccttcactacttatccttcactacttaccctttactatttaccctttttaatggaccccacacaacccttaatatccgtgcccaaccTATATGGGACTATATtgaaagatcggagggagtaataattagATTCCTGATTCTCTCTCCTTAGTTTGTTTTTTTGGTAGATAACCAATATTTATTAGGTGATAAATAGTTATCAGTCCATATTTTATGAGCCATTAGATACGCTCTTACAGTAAACGTCTCATAATTATATTAATCAACTCATTATTCCGGTTTTATATAAGAGTCTAAGTGGGAGAAGATCATATTCATGCTCTATAGTGAAAGTAATACTAATATAAATCATTTAAGCAAATATTATCTTACGATCAACTTACGaatatttttagctttttacaCATTCCCAAGATCCAATCCCAAAACTTACATACATTGACGCTAGATCATtgactcaaaaaaattattttttttttaaaaaaaataaacataatagtGGCCAACAATGAAgggaaaaatagttgaaatTGTCATTAATAACCTAATTTATGCTCAACTATTGAAAATAATTCTactagttatttatttttgggaaaTTTCACATCAGTTTTCATGAAAAGTCAGTGCTagtacttttgtaagattttttcacatggtagcattcagtttatgcactatctaactgtcgtagcatttttcattaaatttttgttaatttccgtttaattcatcattttgtaagatttttct from the Amaranthus tricolor cultivar Red isolate AtriRed21 chromosome 12, ASM2621246v1, whole genome shotgun sequence genome contains:
- the LOC130828394 gene encoding uncharacterized protein LOC130828394 codes for the protein MASEQKTEATQDTDGGESAVGLAQKIEAKYRELKEHAETYPYVWASYAVVYGGFGLWFAYRWRKLRRTEDRVRALQERLRQLAQAEESASKSSSATKVESASKNSSATKMESENNSSSASKVDKPPK
- the LOC130828395 gene encoding uncharacterized protein LOC130828395, translating into MALIFDMSLVDVLIHLSCFLVVQALVYLILSNSSNLFSKDKTLKSLSFKRARSSSVRHLLSLISDVPSGSTPTGLASPVNLKYEDENRGFNGY